A window of Cryptomeria japonica chromosome 3, Sugi_1.0, whole genome shotgun sequence contains these coding sequences:
- the LOC131033759 gene encoding TMV resistance protein N isoform X1, with protein MLKTGQTIIPLFYNVDINHIRWIRKGDGPYAEAISKLEAKERYSPEKIEDWKSTLEKVSYLKGYIVNSKKNASLYSDEEVLKIIKNYVLKMSRKTPFVMPKHLVGLDKILQDFERSVLQSSKNVKIVGITGMGGCGKTTLAKQYYNKMIQSSYRCSFLFDVSTKHLYEMQKKMFRDLGGSEDVSFDSIEEGKAILTEHLSFVQVFIILDNVDHIDQLESLLPIKDDLGHGSVVVVISQNSHIFTLWGIPSDSIFKMEEFNSGHSMELFCWHSFGKPSPKDGFECLVSGFLKFCHGLPLALKVLGGLVHGRSKGFWASQLDKVSKSLPKGIRSLLKVSFDALDEEEEKEIFLDISIFFIGTEKDSAIAVWDASEWSGECSLQILVDKSLVEIDEYNCLRMHDLLRDLGRDISKTKSPYRVWSSEQITHIEEKGKGSVQIRGIKIRTEEVHEDFVELVQGSGRRLKRKRGLKIVDVENNYLTEELAPVSEGLVSLRWAKFPHTAIPPWISLKKLRVLELCEASNLEEPWRESANPPVQLEVLRIIHAGSFLRFPRSIGFLKHLKKIYFYGQGAPIEGLPDEFCCLQSLERLELVGCDELKSLPSKFGDLTNLQHLILKRCRGIEGLPEDFACLQSLKELVLSDCHKLKALPSKFSNLTNLWMTFSKVPVIDNINMMDMESLRWVNIMLECHRLSACGACLQTINREKWPSRLTICVKSVAGVEAIVKSISSPALTLVDSFHRRKRRYSWSLDDNYWRYVFLTERPANAAAMICLVIDSKNVNFLKLTSVIDLNYYSEGFWPGPNHCETYLWRGKRVCIGIFTASSLVGSEVSFSLGWKKGHAEEELVEMGILVMGEESEVVDAFYQLVQDLGKAQDICEPR; from the exons ATGCTGAAAACTGGCCAGACTATCATTCCCCTGTTCTACAATGTTGATATCAATCATATCCGTTGGATTCGTAAAGGAGATGGACCCTATGCTGAAGCAATTTCCAAGCTTGAAGCCAAGGAGAGATATAGTCCAGAAAAGATTGAGGATTGGAAGTCGACGCTGGAAAAGGTTTCATATCTTAAGGGCTACATTGTCAACAGTAAGAA AAATGCATCTTTGTACAGTGATGAAGAAGTGTTGAAGATTATTAAAAATTATGTTCTGAAGATGTCCAGAAAGACTCCATTTGTGATGCCCAAACATCTTGTGGGTCTTGATAAAATCTTACAAGACTTTGAAAGAAGTGTATTGCAATCTTCTAAAAATGTAAAAATTGTGGGGATTACAGGTATGGGAGGGTGTGGAAAAACCACATTGGCAAAACAATACTACAACAAGATGATACAGTCCTCCTACAGATGTAGTTTTCTTTTTGATGTTTCAACTAAACATTTGtatgaaatgcaaaaaaaaatgtttCGAGATCTTGGTGGTTCAGAAGATGTATCATTTGATAGTATAGAAGAAGGAAAAGCAATTTTAACAGAGCATTTGAGTTTTGTTCAGGTATTTATTATCTTGGATAATGTAGATCATATAGATCAATTAGAATCTCTCTTACCAATAAAAGATGATCTTGGGCATGGCAGTGTGGTTGTGGTTATAAGTCAAAATTCGCACATTTTTACATTATGGGGAATTCCTTCTGATTCTATTTTCAAGATGGAGGAGTTTAATTCTGGACATTCTATGGAACTATTTTGCTGGCATTCTTTCGGAAAACCCTCTCCAAAAGATGGATTTGAATGTCTTGTTAGTGGTTTTTTAAAATTCTGCCATGGATTGCCATTAGCCCTCAAGGTATTAGGAGGACTTGTGCATGGAAGGTCGAAGGGTTTTTGGGCTTCGCAATTGGATAAGGTCTCGAAATCATTGCCCAAAGGCATTAGAAGCTTGCTAAAAGTGAGCTTTGATGCACtagatgaggaagaagagaaggAGATATTTTTAGATATCTCTATTTTCTTCATAGGAACAGAAAAGGATTCAGCCATCGCAGTGTGGGATGCGTCCGAATGGAGTGGGGAGTGTAGTTTGCAAATACTCGTGGATAAGTCTTTGGTTGAGATAGATGAGTATAACTGCTTGAGAATGCATGATCTGCTGAGAGATTTGGGAAGGGACATCTCAAAGACAAAGTCACCGTACCGCGTTTGGTCATCGGAGCAAATTACCCATATTGAGGAAAAGGGGAag GGAAGCGTGCAGATTCGGGGAATTAAAATTCGAACGGAAGAGGTTCATGAAGACTTTGTGGAGCTTGTTCAAGGATCAGGTAGAAGGTTGAAGCGAAAACGGGGTTTAAAAATCGTGGATGTTGAAAACAATTATCTTACAGAAGAATTAGCACCAGTATCAGAAGGCCTTGTATCGCTGCGATGGGCCAAGTTTCCGCATACAGCTATTCCGCCATGGATTTCGTTGAAGAAGTTGAGAGTTTTAGAGCTTTGCGAGGCTTCTAATTTAGAAGAACCGTGGAGGGAGAGTGCCAAC CCTCCTGTGCAGTTGGAAGTGCTGAGAATCATTCATGCCGGAAGTTTCCTGAGATTTCCAAGGTCAATAGGATTTCTAAAGCATTTAAAAAAGATATATTTTTATGGCCAAGGAGCTCCTATTGAAGGTTTACCAGATGAGTTTTGCTGTCTCCAATCGCTGGAGCGCCTGGAGTTAGTTGGATGTGATGAGCTAAAATCATTGCCTAGCAAGTTCGGTGATCTGACAAATCTGCAGCATCTAATTTTGAAAAGATGCCGTGGGATCGAAGGTTTACCAGAAGATTTTGCCTGCCTCCAATCACTGAAGGAGTTAGTGTTAAGTGATTGTCATAAGCTAAAAGCGTTGCCTAGCAAGTTCAGCAATCTCACAAATCTGTGGATGACCTTCAGCAAAGTGCCGGTGATCGACAATATAAATATGATGGATATGGAGAGTTTGAGGTGGGTAAACATCATGCTAGAATGTCACCGGCTATCAGCATGTGGAGCTTGCCTTCAAACAATAAATAGAGAG AAATGGCCATCCAGATTAACGATTTGTGTAAAGAGTGTGGCTGGCGTGGAGGCGATTGTGAAGTCTATTTCATCTCCTGCTCTCACTTTGGTTGACTCGTTCCACCGGCGGAAGAGGAGATATTCTTGGTCGCTCGACGATAATTATTGGCGGTATGTCTTTTTGACAGAGCGTCCTGCCAACGCGGCAGCGATGATATGCCTTGTTATAGATTCCAAAAATGTCAACTTTCTTAAGTTGACTAGTGTTATAGATCTCAATTATTATAGTGAAGGTTTTTGGCCAGGACCAAACCATTGTGAAACGTATTTATGGCGTGGAAAAAGGGTATGCATAGGCATCTTCACTGCATCTTCACTCGTGGGAAGCGAAGTCTCTTTCTCACTAGGTTGGAAAAAGGGCCATGCGGAAGAAGAATTGGTAGAGATGGGAATATTAGTGATGGGCGAGGAAAGTGAAGTTGTGGATGCTTTTTATCAATTAGTACAAGATTTGGGAAAAGCACAAGATATTTGTGAGCCTCGATGA
- the LOC131033759 gene encoding disease resistance protein RUN1 isoform X2 produces MLKTGQTIIPLFYNVDINHIRWIRKGDGPYAEAISKLEAKERYSPEKIEDWKSTLEKVSYLKGYIVNSKNDEEVLKIIKNYVLKMSRKTPFVMPKHLVGLDKILQDFERSVLQSSKNVKIVGITGMGGCGKTTLAKQYYNKMIQSSYRCSFLFDVSTKHLYEMQKKMFRDLGGSEDVSFDSIEEGKAILTEHLSFVQVFIILDNVDHIDQLESLLPIKDDLGHGSVVVVISQNSHIFTLWGIPSDSIFKMEEFNSGHSMELFCWHSFGKPSPKDGFECLVSGFLKFCHGLPLALKVLGGLVHGRSKGFWASQLDKVSKSLPKGIRSLLKVSFDALDEEEEKEIFLDISIFFIGTEKDSAIAVWDASEWSGECSLQILVDKSLVEIDEYNCLRMHDLLRDLGRDISKTKSPYRVWSSEQITHIEEKGKGSVQIRGIKIRTEEVHEDFVELVQGSGRRLKRKRGLKIVDVENNYLTEELAPVSEGLVSLRWAKFPHTAIPPWISLKKLRVLELCEASNLEEPWRESANPPVQLEVLRIIHAGSFLRFPRSIGFLKHLKKIYFYGQGAPIEGLPDEFCCLQSLERLELVGCDELKSLPSKFGDLTNLQHLILKRCRGIEGLPEDFACLQSLKELVLSDCHKLKALPSKFSNLTNLWMTFSKVPVIDNINMMDMESLRWVNIMLECHRLSACGACLQTINREKWPSRLTICVKSVAGVEAIVKSISSPALTLVDSFHRRKRRYSWSLDDNYWRYVFLTERPANAAAMICLVIDSKNVNFLKLTSVIDLNYYSEGFWPGPNHCETYLWRGKRVCIGIFTASSLVGSEVSFSLGWKKGHAEEELVEMGILVMGEESEVVDAFYQLVQDLGKAQDICEPR; encoded by the exons ATGCTGAAAACTGGCCAGACTATCATTCCCCTGTTCTACAATGTTGATATCAATCATATCCGTTGGATTCGTAAAGGAGATGGACCCTATGCTGAAGCAATTTCCAAGCTTGAAGCCAAGGAGAGATATAGTCCAGAAAAGATTGAGGATTGGAAGTCGACGCTGGAAAAGGTTTCATATCTTAAGGGCTACATTGTCAACAGTAAGAA TGATGAAGAAGTGTTGAAGATTATTAAAAATTATGTTCTGAAGATGTCCAGAAAGACTCCATTTGTGATGCCCAAACATCTTGTGGGTCTTGATAAAATCTTACAAGACTTTGAAAGAAGTGTATTGCAATCTTCTAAAAATGTAAAAATTGTGGGGATTACAGGTATGGGAGGGTGTGGAAAAACCACATTGGCAAAACAATACTACAACAAGATGATACAGTCCTCCTACAGATGTAGTTTTCTTTTTGATGTTTCAACTAAACATTTGtatgaaatgcaaaaaaaaatgtttCGAGATCTTGGTGGTTCAGAAGATGTATCATTTGATAGTATAGAAGAAGGAAAAGCAATTTTAACAGAGCATTTGAGTTTTGTTCAGGTATTTATTATCTTGGATAATGTAGATCATATAGATCAATTAGAATCTCTCTTACCAATAAAAGATGATCTTGGGCATGGCAGTGTGGTTGTGGTTATAAGTCAAAATTCGCACATTTTTACATTATGGGGAATTCCTTCTGATTCTATTTTCAAGATGGAGGAGTTTAATTCTGGACATTCTATGGAACTATTTTGCTGGCATTCTTTCGGAAAACCCTCTCCAAAAGATGGATTTGAATGTCTTGTTAGTGGTTTTTTAAAATTCTGCCATGGATTGCCATTAGCCCTCAAGGTATTAGGAGGACTTGTGCATGGAAGGTCGAAGGGTTTTTGGGCTTCGCAATTGGATAAGGTCTCGAAATCATTGCCCAAAGGCATTAGAAGCTTGCTAAAAGTGAGCTTTGATGCACtagatgaggaagaagagaaggAGATATTTTTAGATATCTCTATTTTCTTCATAGGAACAGAAAAGGATTCAGCCATCGCAGTGTGGGATGCGTCCGAATGGAGTGGGGAGTGTAGTTTGCAAATACTCGTGGATAAGTCTTTGGTTGAGATAGATGAGTATAACTGCTTGAGAATGCATGATCTGCTGAGAGATTTGGGAAGGGACATCTCAAAGACAAAGTCACCGTACCGCGTTTGGTCATCGGAGCAAATTACCCATATTGAGGAAAAGGGGAag GGAAGCGTGCAGATTCGGGGAATTAAAATTCGAACGGAAGAGGTTCATGAAGACTTTGTGGAGCTTGTTCAAGGATCAGGTAGAAGGTTGAAGCGAAAACGGGGTTTAAAAATCGTGGATGTTGAAAACAATTATCTTACAGAAGAATTAGCACCAGTATCAGAAGGCCTTGTATCGCTGCGATGGGCCAAGTTTCCGCATACAGCTATTCCGCCATGGATTTCGTTGAAGAAGTTGAGAGTTTTAGAGCTTTGCGAGGCTTCTAATTTAGAAGAACCGTGGAGGGAGAGTGCCAAC CCTCCTGTGCAGTTGGAAGTGCTGAGAATCATTCATGCCGGAAGTTTCCTGAGATTTCCAAGGTCAATAGGATTTCTAAAGCATTTAAAAAAGATATATTTTTATGGCCAAGGAGCTCCTATTGAAGGTTTACCAGATGAGTTTTGCTGTCTCCAATCGCTGGAGCGCCTGGAGTTAGTTGGATGTGATGAGCTAAAATCATTGCCTAGCAAGTTCGGTGATCTGACAAATCTGCAGCATCTAATTTTGAAAAGATGCCGTGGGATCGAAGGTTTACCAGAAGATTTTGCCTGCCTCCAATCACTGAAGGAGTTAGTGTTAAGTGATTGTCATAAGCTAAAAGCGTTGCCTAGCAAGTTCAGCAATCTCACAAATCTGTGGATGACCTTCAGCAAAGTGCCGGTGATCGACAATATAAATATGATGGATATGGAGAGTTTGAGGTGGGTAAACATCATGCTAGAATGTCACCGGCTATCAGCATGTGGAGCTTGCCTTCAAACAATAAATAGAGAG AAATGGCCATCCAGATTAACGATTTGTGTAAAGAGTGTGGCTGGCGTGGAGGCGATTGTGAAGTCTATTTCATCTCCTGCTCTCACTTTGGTTGACTCGTTCCACCGGCGGAAGAGGAGATATTCTTGGTCGCTCGACGATAATTATTGGCGGTATGTCTTTTTGACAGAGCGTCCTGCCAACGCGGCAGCGATGATATGCCTTGTTATAGATTCCAAAAATGTCAACTTTCTTAAGTTGACTAGTGTTATAGATCTCAATTATTATAGTGAAGGTTTTTGGCCAGGACCAAACCATTGTGAAACGTATTTATGGCGTGGAAAAAGGGTATGCATAGGCATCTTCACTGCATCTTCACTCGTGGGAAGCGAAGTCTCTTTCTCACTAGGTTGGAAAAAGGGCCATGCGGAAGAAGAATTGGTAGAGATGGGAATATTAGTGATGGGCGAGGAAAGTGAAGTTGTGGATGCTTTTTATCAATTAGTACAAGATTTGGGAAAAGCACAAGATATTTGTGAGCCTCGATGA